In Modestobacter versicolor, a single genomic region encodes these proteins:
- a CDS encoding ribose-5-phosphate isomerase, translated as MRVFLGTDHAGLELKSHLLQVLADEGFEPVDCGAYDYDAEDDYPPFCFEVGERVVTEPGTLGVVIGGSGNGEQIAANKVPGVRAALVWNEDTARLARQHNDANVVSVGGRQHSVEEATALVLTFLREPFSGEARHVRRIGLLTDYERDRHRPAGGLPTDTP; from the coding sequence ATGCGCGTCTTCCTCGGCACCGACCACGCCGGTCTCGAACTGAAGTCCCACCTCCTGCAGGTGCTCGCCGACGAGGGCTTCGAGCCCGTCGACTGCGGCGCGTACGACTACGACGCCGAGGACGACTACCCGCCGTTCTGCTTCGAGGTGGGGGAGCGGGTGGTCACCGAGCCCGGCACCCTCGGCGTCGTCATCGGCGGCTCGGGCAACGGCGAGCAGATCGCGGCCAACAAGGTCCCCGGCGTCCGCGCCGCCCTGGTGTGGAACGAGGACACCGCCCGGCTGGCCCGCCAGCACAACGACGCCAACGTCGTCTCGGTCGGCGGCCGGCAGCACAGCGTCGAGGAGGCCACCGCGCTGGTGCTGACCTTCCTGCGCGAGCCGTTCAGCGGCGAGGCCCGGCACGTCCGGCGGATCGGGCTGCTCACCGACTACGAGCGGGACCGGCACCGCCCGGCGGGCGGGCTCCCCACCGACACCCCGTGA
- a CDS encoding DUF429 domain-containing protein, with protein MPRSSQAAWQAGPVAVLGVDGWRLGWVGALLHGRTVELLALGTVDDVLAVPGVEVIAIDMPIGLSEDGVRVCDVAARELLTGAASSVFPTPVRGVLATDDYAEARAISRAATDPPRAPSAQAFQLVRSIRALDDALGDPPTDRVVEVHPELAFRLGLGGVTDRKGTARGTVQRLRALRAVMDVGEALDAAPVGVPVVDALDACAAAWSAQRLADGRAECVGDGTTDSRDRPMRICW; from the coding sequence ATGCCCCGATCCTCTCAGGCGGCCTGGCAGGCTGGCCCGGTGGCGGTGCTCGGGGTCGACGGCTGGCGGCTGGGGTGGGTGGGCGCCCTGCTGCACGGCCGCACGGTGGAGCTGCTCGCCCTCGGAACCGTCGATGACGTGCTCGCCGTCCCGGGCGTGGAGGTGATCGCGATCGACATGCCGATCGGGCTGTCGGAGGACGGCGTCCGGGTCTGCGACGTCGCGGCGCGGGAGCTGCTGACCGGGGCCGCCAGCTCGGTCTTCCCCACGCCGGTGCGCGGCGTGCTCGCCACCGACGACTACGCCGAGGCCCGGGCCATCTCCCGAGCCGCCACCGACCCGCCGCGGGCCCCCTCGGCCCAGGCGTTCCAGCTCGTCCGGTCCATCCGCGCGCTGGACGACGCCCTCGGCGACCCGCCCACCGACCGGGTCGTGGAGGTGCACCCCGAGCTGGCGTTCCGGCTCGGGCTCGGCGGCGTCACCGACCGCAAGGGCACCGCCCGCGGCACGGTGCAGCGGCTGCGGGCACTCCGCGCGGTGATGGACGTCGGGGAGGCGCTGGACGCCGCCCCGGTCGGCGTCCCGGTGGTCGACGCGCTGGACGCCTGCGCCGCGGCGTGGTCGGCCCAGCGGCTGGCCGACGGCCGCGCGGAGTGCGTCGGCGACGGGACGACGGACTCCCGCGACCGGCCGATGCGGATCTGCTGGTGA
- a CDS encoding MBL fold metallo-hydrolase, which translates to MTAGWREVGDRVFVRRHRELDLNCGLVVGDGACLVVDTRSHLGEGRALAEAVRAVTPYPWSVVNTHAHFDHCFGNAAFRPAEVWALRECAAELAATAEQQRADVVGALLADGDPAAELVATTPLDLPDRLVDEAAVLDVGGRAVSLRHLGRGHTGADLVVAVDDVVFAGDLVEEGSPPAMEDAFPLDWAGTLTALLELVRGPVVPGHGAVVDAAFVAEQRDELAGLARWLTRPDGAAPFDERTRAIARTRVAG; encoded by the coding sequence GTGACCGCCGGCTGGCGGGAGGTGGGCGACCGGGTGTTCGTCCGCCGGCACCGGGAGCTGGACCTCAACTGCGGGCTGGTCGTCGGCGACGGCGCCTGCCTGGTCGTCGACACCCGCTCGCACCTGGGCGAGGGCCGGGCGCTGGCCGAGGCGGTCCGCGCGGTCACCCCGTACCCGTGGTCGGTGGTCAACACCCACGCCCACTTCGACCACTGCTTCGGCAACGCCGCCTTCCGGCCGGCCGAGGTCTGGGCGCTGCGGGAGTGCGCCGCCGAGCTGGCCGCGACCGCCGAGCAGCAGCGGGCCGACGTCGTCGGCGCCCTGCTGGCCGACGGCGACCCGGCCGCCGAGCTGGTCGCGACGACGCCGCTGGACCTGCCCGACCGGCTCGTCGACGAGGCCGCCGTGCTCGACGTCGGCGGCCGTGCGGTGTCGCTGCGGCACCTGGGCCGCGGGCACACCGGCGCTGACCTGGTGGTGGCCGTGGACGACGTGGTCTTCGCCGGCGACCTGGTCGAGGAGGGCTCGCCACCGGCGATGGAGGACGCCTTCCCGCTGGACTGGGCCGGCACCCTGACCGCGCTGCTCGAGCTGGTGCGCGGCCCCGTCGTGCCCGGGCACGGCGCCGTGGTGGACGCGGCGTTCGTCGCCGAGCAGCGCGACGAGCTCGCCGGGCTGGCCCGCTGGCTCACCCGGCCGGACGGCGCGGCGCCGTTCGACGAGCGGACCCGGGCGATCGCCCGGACCCGGGTCGCCGGCTAG